Proteins found in one Asterias amurensis chromosome 13, ASM3211899v1 genomic segment:
- the LOC139946270 gene encoding uncharacterized protein — protein MGEIVLVILAASQSCAGVVKVSLWLTRRPQCSEGESCWRPQPVDRHRRYNKLLLYTQTISGQSSDCGGTLTAPTGTLTDVDANNDGEYDDHLNCTWFITVEVNKVVRLTFNGPFRVEGPVGTTCSYDYLEIRDGYGSSSPLVGRFCGKTPPDDMTLSSNQAYLRFKTDGSAEYSGFTLIYTSVERGMFGMDCTQACHCATDTFCDRITGRCDSRQCAQGYIGDNCQDPNMIPQRLSVSSYSADDSFTHTLSWEPVICPAKGFSIVNYVYQVLDGRGSEVEPVEVEVPGVVTGLTISRIQHDTLRVSWTAPSGTNPDTPCLATDYLVTYELTNMEQCETRSGGSSSSTTSDTTITLGGLHPYSTYMIHVTSINEAGNGAMEFKSAVTGESSLGIAPTFISSRVTSTSINITWNPIPCGSRGVRITGYRAYLSHGWSRTSQSLGVFTTSVQFDRLSPCTSYTITVTTLSGGETTSFSRHDTTKTIVPEAVSRLTFRRIQHDQLRVAWRAPGTNPNNPCLATDYLVTYELINLEQCQEVIDAGVSSLNTTDTSVFIEGLKAYSKYRVIVTSRNEAGFGSSKAKSKITGERGPQAAPVFNESDVTVSSISITWNPVQCGSRGGSITGYRAELYLTGHAKRQQWVYVRRTYVQFTNLTECTSYTITVTTLGTSEVTIGREETTDTVAPGRVIMLRANPTSDATQIHVIWQNITANNCPVSNYTFGYQLTNRDQCDSEVTLNREQWLDGAQSPTTIAGLYPHSTYRVYVTPANSAGAGEEASVTVIANITAPSGAPSDLKSIDVTNQTMAFSWKQPKCGQRNGIITQYNYTLIDSEEGVFEEDTTSGTGVEITGLVPFTSYTMSVSAENQIGSGPVASSTTRTKEGIPPPPSKVTFPVTRSDWITVAWNAPSPPHGIIISYEIRYWKTGSGNQTSEDTVRITKQLASQYQTKKISSLDGSISYSVQVRAETSVGHGPWSDIATVTTEPGVNARLISLLIIVVCVVIVAIVIVVGVICYTRRRRKRSRRNPLQQPRVDAGQELVLYENTLPREQKPSALSQRHVSLVQESVYEPVGPGSSVRRYARPAPPPEPQPTYEDVGLPIWANPWSVLWDDMMVGNKVLGKGHFGEVDDGDVRVKGDLCRAAIKKLKENAPSADRQHFLEELETMTLHGSHPNLVQILGACQHEGILYVATEYLSNGDLRCFLRKARSMEDDGQASLSPQKLLQFALDVAKGMQHLAAHGVIHRDLAARNILLDDNLVAKVSDFGLSRGEDVYVQTSKTRVPTRWLSLESLTHQTYTSMSDVWSFGILLWEIATLGGTPYPGIKTQFLIYRLQHGYRMPKPGNSDAKIYNLMLKCWQDNPDDRPSFKKLVSVLKKMADSNANQIYIRLLPSSNKYLYENIHPEFDDN, from the exons ctGGACAATCTTCAGACTGTGGTGGAACATTAACCGCCCCCACTGGAACTCTGACTGATGTAGATGCCAACAACGATGGGGAGTATGATGACCACCTGAACTGCACATGGTTCATCACAGTAGAGGTTAACAAAGTTGTACGGTTGACATTCAACGGGCCGTTCCGTGTTGAGGGACCGGTTGGAACTACGTGCTCGTACGATTACCTAGAG ATTCGCGACGGTTACGGCAGCTCGTCACCGCTTGTGGGGAGGTTCTGTGGGAAAACGCCACCCGACGATATGACGCTTTCAAGCAACCAGGCCTACCTACGCTTCAAAACGGACGGTTCTGCCGAATATTCAGGGTTTACTTTGATCTATACCTCAGTGGAAC GTGGGATGTTCGGCATGGACTGCACACAGGCTTGTCACTGCGCTACCGACACGTTCTGTGATCGAATAACAGGTCGATGCGATAGTAGGCAATGTGCACAAGGATATATTGGGGATAACTGTCAAG ATCCCAACATGATACCCCAACGTCTCAGTGTGTCTTCTTATTCTGCTGATGATTCATTCACTCACACATTATCATGGGAACCAGTAATTTGCCCAGCAAAAGGCTTCAGTATTGTGAACTACGTATATCAGGTCCTTGATGGACGTGGGAGTGAAGTTGAACCTGTTGAAGTCGAGG TTCCAGGTGTTGTTACTGGCTTGACCATCAGTCGCATACAACATGACACACTGAGAGTATCTTGGACAGCCCCATCTGGTACCAACCCAGACACTCCATGCCTCGCCACCGACTACCTGGTGACCTATGAACTCACCAATATGGAGCAATGTGAGACCCGTTCCGGTGGTTCATCGTCATCGACCACTTCGGATACTACCATTACTCTCGGTGGGCTTCATCCTTACTCTACATACATGATACATGTTACATCGATAAATGAAGCTGGTAATGGTGCCATGGAATTCAAATCAGCAGTTACAGGAGAAAGTA GTCTCGGGATTGCGCCTACATTCATTAGCAGTAGAGTGACATCAACTAGCATCAACATCACCTGGAACCCCATCCCATGTGGTAGTAGAGGAGTTCGTATCACTGGTTATAGAGCGTATTTGTCTCATGGATGGAGCCGAACCAGTCAGTCTCTGGGTGTATTCACCACGTCTGTACAGTTTGACCGTTTATCGCCCTGTACATCTTACACCATCACTGTCACTACTTTAAGTGGAGGCGAAACTACATCGTTTAGCCGTCATGACACAACAAAGACAATTG TTCCAGAAGCTGTTTCTCGCTTGACCTTCAGACGCATTCAACATGATCAACTGCGAGTGGCATGGAGAGCCCCTGGTACCAACCCAAACAATCCATGCCTCGCTACTGACTACCTGGTGACCTATGAACTCATCAATCTGGAGCAATGTCAGGAGGTTATTGATGCCGGTGTTTCATCACTGAACACTACCGATACTTCAGTCTTTATAGAAGGATTGAAAGCATACTCTAAATATAGGGTCATTGTTACATCGAGAAATGAAGCCGGATTTGGCTCGTCAAAAGCTAAATCAAAGATTACCGGTGAAAGAG GCCCCCAAGCTGCGCCTGTATTTAATGAAAGTGACGTCACTGTCAGTAGTATAAGCATCACCTGGAACCCCGTCCAATGTGGTAGCAGAGGAGGCAGCATCACAGGTTATAGAGCTGAGTTGTATCTAACTGGACACGCTAAACGTCAACAGTGGGTGTATGTGAGAAGAACTTATGTACAGTTTACCAATTTGACGGAATGCACATCATATACCATCACTGTTACTACACTCGGAACAAGCGAAGTCACAATTGGGCGAGAAGAGACCACAGACACTGTCG CTCCAGGACGAGTGATCATGCTACGGGCAAACCCAACCTCAGACGCAACCCAGATACATGTTATTTGGCAGAACATAACTGCCAACAACTGTCCAGTCTCTAATTACACATTCGGATATCAACTCACGAATAG GGACCAGTGTGACAGTGAAGTAACCCTTAATCGTGAGCAGTGGCTTGATGGCGCCCAGTCACCAACAACCATAGCTGGATTATACCCTCACTCTACGTATCGTGTATACGTCACGCCTGCTAACAGTGCAGGGGCAGGGGAAGAGGCATCAGTGACAGTCATCGCTAATATTACCG CACCATCCGGTGCTCCTAGTGATTTGAAGTCTATCGATGTTACCAACCAAACCATGGCTTTCTCCTGGAAACAACCAAAATGTGGTCAGCGTAACGGAATCATAACCCAATATAATTACACACTCATTGACAGTGAAGAAGGAGTATTCGAGGAAGATACAACCTCTGGTACAGGGGTAGAGATTACTGGCCTCGTTCCCTTTACGTCATACACAATGTCGGTGTCTGCCGAGAATCAGATTGGTTCAGGACCTGTTGCTTCAAGTACGACTCGAACAAAAGAAGGAA TTCCTCCGCCCCCAAGCAAAGTAACTTTTCCAGTTACGAGGAGCGACTGGATCACCGTAGCGTGGAACGCTCCTAGTCCTCCTCATGGCATCATCATTAGCTACGAGATCCGCTATTGGAAGACGGGGTCGGGGAACCAGACATCGGAAGATACAGTGAGAATCACAAAGCAGCTTGCTAGTCAGTACCAGACGAAGAAGATTTCTAGTTTGGATGGGAGTATCAGTTACTCAGTACAG GTCCGAGCTGAGACAAGTGTTGGACACGGCCCATGGAGTGACATCGCAACAGTCACTACTGAGCCCGGAG TGAACGCTAGACTGATCAGTCTTCTGATTATTGTTGTCTGTGTGGTCATTGTTGCTATTGTGATCGTAGTTGGTGTAATATGTTACACCCGAAGACGTCGTAAACGAAGCAGACGGAATCCTCTGCAGCAGCCAAGGGTTGATGCTGGTCAGGAACTC GTTCTTTATGAGAATACCTTACCACGAGAGCAGAAACCCAGTGCACTATCCCAAAGGCATGTCTCTCTGGTACAGGAGTCGGTTTATGAACCCGTGGGCCCCGGTTCATCTGTACGTAGATATGCACGACCAGCACCACCACCAGAACCACAACCCACATACGAAGATGTTGGTTTGCCCATATGGGCTAATCCATGGAGCGTCTTGTGGGATGATATGATGGTAGGAAATAAAGTACTTGGGAAGGGACACTTTGGTGAAGTGGATGATGGTGATGTAAGAGTAAAAGGAGATCTGTGCAGGGCTGCGATCAAAAAGCTCAAAG AAAATGCACCTTCAGCTGACAGACAACATTTCTTAGAAGAACTGGAAACTATGACTCTTCACGGGAGTCATCCTAATCTCGTCCAGATTCTAGGCGCTTGTCAACATGAAG GTATATTATACGTAGCTACGGAGTACTTATCCAACGGTGACCTCCGTTGCTTCCTGAGGAAGGCTCGATCAATGGAGGATGATGGTCAAGCATCGCTGTCTCCTCAGAAGCTGCTACAGTTTGCTCTGGATGTGGCTAAAGGAATGCAACACCTGGCTGCACATGGG GTGATACATCGTGATTTGGCTGCAAGGAACATTCTCCTCGATGATAATCTGGTTGCCAAGGTTTCTGACTTCGGTTTGTCACGTGGAGAAGACGTTTACGTACAGACTTCCAAG ACTCGTGTCCCTACTCGCTGGTTGTCCCTGGAATCACTGACCCACCAGACGTACACCTCGATGAGTGATGT GTGGTCCTTTGGAATCCTGCTATGGGAGATAGCCACACTCG GTGGGACTCCATACCCTGGTATAAAGACTCAGTTCCTCATATATAGACTGCAACATGGATACCGCATGCCTAAACCGGGCAACTCTGATGCTAAAAT TTACAATTTGATGTTGAAGTGCTGGCAGGATAATCCGGACGATCGACCCTCCTTCAAGAAACTTGTTTCTGTCCTTAAAAAAATGGCAGACAGCAACGCGAATCAG atttacatCCGTCTATTACCGAGTTCGAACAAGTATTTGTACGAGAATATACACCCGGAGTTCGACGACAACTAA